In the genome of Notamacropus eugenii isolate mMacEug1 chromosome 7, mMacEug1.pri_v2, whole genome shotgun sequence, the window ataaaagtTCATTAAATTATGTGCTTTATATATGTGCAACCAACTGTCACACAATTACAATTACATTCagtaaagaagagggagaggggaaaggaaatatGAATACATTTGTATAGGAATGAAtttctttgcctcttcctttCATATGAGCTACATGGATGATTCTGAAAAGAGACCTCCATTAGGATATAGTTAGAAGACaagaattttcttcttcccaaagGCTTTAGATTCTTAGGTTTGTTTTTGACCAATGTAGAGGTAATGATAAAAATACTTTTGCTGAAGCTAAGTTATTACTTGTACGAGTATACAAAAAGTTGCATGGAGAATAGAAATGGACAGATTTTTACAACTGGGTTCCAATTATGCTCCTCAGCTTTAGTTTATCTTATACTAACCCCCGTCACATAAGTTATAGGATAGTAAAATTTGACAATTTTCAATTCTCAGAAAATTTCCTATGGTTTCCTACGTAGGTGTCTTAATTTATGTGATTCCATGCAAATAGATGGGTGATATATCTCTGTTAAGAAAAATACTTTGCAGGGCTGCTCAAAACCTGTCTTCTCCATGAAACACAAACTAGAAGTATTTTTCCTTATTATGAACTTTCCTAGCAcctttagttattttattttagcttgtttatcattttctatttttaaactaCTTGAAGTTCAagtcttttatttatctttgtgcCTCCCACATTGCCTAGCACACTGACTTGAACAGACAATGCACATATAAGCATTTGTTCAATGAATGGATGACCCTGCAAATCTCATGTCAATAGACTgttgaatatttttcatttaataggTAGTTTGTTTCATTTAATATACAAATATTAGTTTTTTGACTGATTGATCCTCCATTGATCCTCAAGTAGGCAGAGTTATTGCTATTAAGGAAGGAATTTCCAGTCTGTACTTAGAATGATCTTCCCAGTGAATCACAGGTTACAGAGCTTATTAACAAACATTTCAGAAGTAATTTTGCCTGCTTACAATTGCTCTCTGCCCAAAAGGATGTTTTGAAATTATCTTAGTGAGGACCTCCAATATAGACTTTCttggtaaacttttttttttgttattgtctcttcttctgtctccatagtctccattttttttagtgggaaaagcactgaaCCAAAGTCACAGAACGATTTTAAATGTAGAATACCCTCTTTACTccttgtgggaccctgggcaagtgtaTACTTAAACTTCCTGGCTTCAGTATCCTCATGCTTAGAACAAAAGGTGTTACACCCAATATCTGAAGTTCCTTTCAGTTTCATAACTATTTGACAATATGAACACATAGTAGTACTGGACCTTCCCTTTTATCTTTCCTACCTCTTGAGGATACCTGCCTTTATTGGTACTTCCTaaagaaatcaatttttaaagGACTGTGAATTGCCATTGTTtatgaagaaaatgggaaataatgaaatggTAGAGGGTAAATGGTAGGGCCAGATATTCCAGTCATAAAGGAAAGTAAGGATAAACAGAATCTTCTGCCATTAGAACCTTCATTAGTACTTTTCTATCTTGCTCTTGACTTTCCTTTACTGCTGCTCGTCTCAGGGGCTGACCTGCCTACTCTCATATACTCTGACAATACTTGCTGCTTTTAATTAAGGTTTCCTCTTCCTCATTGGATCAGGGCAGATTTGAATATGTTTTCCCCAAACTTCCCCTAAGTAACTTCCTCTACAACATACATACAACCCATTATGAATTTCCTAAAGGTTTGTTGTTTAAATTGCTAGGAACAAAGGATAAATCTAATGTATAAAGATTCCCATCTATACCAACTGTCCCtccacttttcttttctcttttttttcacttagaTCCTGTCAGGAAAGATAAATTCGGTCTTtgtacacaaaaaaatgaaataacaatttctttgtatttcaaagGAAAGCCAGATTCTGGCTAATAGGTATTTGTTTGGAGGATCTAAAATAAAGTTAGGAAATATGCAGGGTAGAAAGATTGTTGAATGTAAAAACATATGATGGAATATTGCTTTTCAATTTGGGAAACCAATGGCAGTGGTAGCAGGAGAATAGCCTTAGATATTTaaaatctcctcttctctctattttctaCCTTCAGTCCTACTACCACACATCAGCCTTAGATGGAGtgagaaatagaaatggaatagGAGTGAGAATTAGTCCCAGATAAAAGCTAacaagttagagaaggaaatattttaagaCACCAAGAAGTTTAAATGTAAAGACATGAGAATAGGTGAGAGTATATGTAGGGAGAATTCTAGGTTTGGAAGAAGCTTCAGAAGTCTTCTAGTCTAAGCCTTACCATAGCATGAAAGACCACTGAAACTTACTCAATAAGATCATCTAGCTTATGATAAATATCCTGTGAGTACCAAGTACACTACAATTTCACAGTGGGGACAGATAATAAGAACTGGAGGTAGAGAAAGAGTGACTTTAAAAAAGTAATCAGAAAGTAATTCCCTCAAAAAATTGACAGAAATTCTGGGACTATTCAATTTGAGTTGCATGGCCAGTAATCATGAACAAGGTGTCACAGTTGCAGAATGGCAACTGTCCTAACAATGTGGATAATGAAAATACTTAATCTCTCCTTCTTTAAAGCCATTTACCACCTCTTTGTGTAAGAATCTATTCCAGGTTATAATATGTGCTACTCCTTGAATAGAAGGTTGCATAAAGCCATCATTCCCAAGAAGTGACACTAGTGCTTAAAATTTTGGAAACCAGGGACTGAGGTAGGTAGATTGGTATTTTGGGGGCAAGGGAGACTACCTGGTCCCCTGAATGCCACTTAGTGATCTGTGTATTTAAATTATAGGCAATGTAGACCAGATGCTTTCAAGATAATACAAACATACCTTGGTGCACCAGGGAAGGTAAATTGCAATCAGAATTTCAGTGACACAAGAAAAAGCAGGaataatagaagaaatagaaataataaatatgaataatatatgGAGGAGAAATACGCATAAGACAGATTCAACTCTTCAGTTAAattcaaaacacatttattttaCCTCTGTGATATACAAGATCCTCTGCAaggcttcattttttaaaagaaaaagtaaaatattcctCCAAGAAATTAGCAGGGGTTCTACTTGCTTATGTATGGTCTTCTGAGATCTGGTTGTTCTCCTTTCTCTAGGCATCTGGTTCACTGTTATATCAGTGGTATACTTACTTGACCTTAAAAACCCCTGCCATTATTACTCTTTTATTACTTCCTTCATAGAATCCACATGTCTAGCATCTGTGTTCTCATGAACATGTCAATTTTCTTACCTTGGAAAGTTCTTAAGTGCACAAGAAAGCAAAAATCCAGAGTCTAAGCATTTTGTCTTACTCATGTCTCCAACTGTTGTTCACTACATCTCTAAGAAATGGGACTCtgttggggaggagccaagatggtggagtagaaagatacacatatgctagctccaaacccacagcctataaaatatctgcaaagaagaactcccaacaaattcaggatcagcagaagccacagaacaacagagtggacaagatttctgttccaaagacacctgaaaacctgacatgaaaggtccgtcATGCCACACacccagagcacagcccagccctgccttggccgtgctgcacggagaggagcagatccgagcaggcttcagggatgaaatcttcagtggctgtgaaggtccctccacccacaggcgccaagggtgagagagtctttttgggtggcggagaggggagcggggtgttaCCATAACTCGCGCCCCCTCgtgaggcagcagtggaggcagcagcagaccgggtctccccaagcaagcaggagctcagatccattgttgaaggtctccacataaccCCCCCCCACctagggaactgagccccgtgtggtggccctgctcccacctgagcacctgaacttaatctcacactgaatagcagccccgcacCCACCtgaaagccttgaggctgggagcagcatttgaatctcagaccccaagtgctggctaggCAGATCTGGGGGTGTGGTggatgtggaaagaaaactcagaagtcaagtcaccagctgggaaaatgcccagaaaagggaaaaagtataagactacagaaggttactttcttggtgaacagatatttcctcccttcctttcagatgaggaagaataaggcttaccatcagggaaagacataaacatcaaggcttctatatcccaaacatccagaataaagattcaatgggctcaggccatggaagagctcaaaaaggattttgaaaatcaagttagagaggtggaggaaaaactgggaagagaaatgagagagatgaaagaaaagcatgagaagcaggtcaacaccttgctaaaggagacccaaaaaatgctgaagaaaataacaccttgaaaaataggctaactcaattggcaaaagaggttcaaaaagccaagaggagaagaatgctttcaaaaccagaattagccaaatggaaaaggaggttcaaaagctcactgaagaaaataattctttcaaaattagaatggaacagatggaggctaatgactttatgagaaaccaagaaatcacaaaacaaaaccaaaagaatgaaaaaatgaaagatgatatgaaatatctcattggaaaaacaactgacatggaaaatagatccaggagagacaatttaaaaattataggactgcctgaaagccatgatcaaaaaaagagcctagacatcatctttcatgaaattatcaaggaaaactgccctgagattctagagccagagggcaaaataagtattcaaggaatccactgatcacctcctgaaagagatccaaaaagagaaactcctatgaacattgtggctaaattccagagttccctggtcaaggagaaaatattgcaagcagctagaaagaaacaattcaagtattgtggaaatacaatcaggataacacaagttctaacagcttctacattaagggatcaaagggtgtggaataggatattccagaagtcaaaggaactaggactaaaaccaagaatcacgtacccagcaaaactgagtataatacttcaggggaaaaaatggtctttcaataaaattggggactttcaagcattcttgatgaaaagacgagagctgaaaagaaaatttgactttcaaacacaagaatgaagagaatcatgaaaaggtgaacagcaaagagaagtcataagggacttactaaagttgaactgtttacattcctacatggaaagaaaatgtttgtaactcttgaaacttttcagtatctccGTAGTGGGtcggagtacacacacacatatgcacacacacagagagacagaaagcatagagtgaattgaataggatgggatcatatctttaaaaaaatgaaattaagaggtgagagagaaatatattgggaggagaaatggaatggggcaaattatctctcataaaaaaggcaagcaaaagactttttagtggagggaaaaagaagggaggtgagagaaaaacatgaagtttactctcatcacattccactaaaggaaagaataaaatgcacactcattttggtatgaaaacctatcttacaatacaggaaagtgggggagaaggggataagcagggtggggggggatgatggaagggagggcaatgggagaagggagcaattagaagacAACActcggggagggacaggatccaaagagagaatagaagcaatggggggcaggataggatcgagagaaatatagttagtcttacacaacatgactattatggaagtcatttgcaaaactacacagatatggcctatattcaattgcttgtcttccaaagggaatgtgtggggagggagggatgaagagaagttggaactcaaaattttacgaacaactgtcgagtactgttcttgctactaggaaataagaaatacaggtaaagggttatagaaagttatctggccctacaggacaaaagaggagatggggacaaaggaagggagggatgacagaagagagggcatattggtgataagggcaattagaatgctcagtgttttggggtggagggaggcgccaaatggggagaaaatttggaacccaacatTTTGAGAAAATGAGtagtaaaagttaaataaattaatttaaaagaaaagaaatgggactCTCATTTGGTTGACCAAATTATGTACGCATTTTGTGAACTCACTTTGTGAACTCATTTATTTACAGcaacacagaggaaaaaaaaacttttttttgcttttatattcatCTATGTTCTCAGTGCATTTCCTGTCAGAAACTGTTGGAGAttgctttcctgattccaaaaagCCTTTGATTCTTAAAGTGAAATGTTGATTGAACTCAAGAGCACATGAAATTCCAGACAACTGATAgctgaagaaaggaatgaaaggagaCACAGAGATGATCTAAGGAGCTATGTGAAATGTCTGCCCCAGGACTGAACCTTAGGCACATGTCATGAAAGATTGAAGATTCTCACAGAAACCTTTATGTCTTCCATTCTTCAAGAATCAAATATATTAGGGACTCAAAATGCAGGATTATGTTGGGGACAATTTTTTATCTTATCCCAACTAGTTCTCCTTCTCAAGATTCAGTCTTGTAAGTGATTACTGTAATACTCTCATTCCATCGTCATAGCAAAATTGTCTTGATTTCATGGATTCCCCAGCTCACTATGCTCTATGGGACAGGAACAATCACAACATCACTTTGGGAGTCTGGATCCTTATTTGGATCAGGGCTAAACAGGGCTGTGGTCTCATTTATAACACCAGATCTCTTAGCCATTGGAAGAATGTTCCTTTCTTCTCCATGTGTAAAACCATAAGAGTAACATAATGAATAATTAGTGATTCATAGAAATTAGACAATTTATGTCTCATTTTGAATCTTTCTCATAAGAGGTAACACATTCTTAATCACCAGTGTTCTGACGTCATCATTGGTTACTGCATTGACTATATTTCTGTCCTTTCAATCTTTGAGAATATATCTACTTCTTCAGCCCTTCAATGCAATCATGTTTTGTGTCAGGGTTTGCATTAACAGCATTTACAGAACATAACAACATTTACAGGATTTTTATGTACAGGAATTTCGaatctcttgatttttgttttcattgatcTAATatgctcatttttcttattttctttccttatctttttaattttacataccTTATTTGTCTACTGTAgactgacaatttttttttaaaaagtacgtTTTAATTTATTTAGATAGATATCCTcttaaactctttcttttctgactgtaatttaaatattgtttctcttttttgtcactcttttctttaatcatttctgatcattttgtattattttctctggatgttataccacttttTAAATATGGAAAGCACAACCACACATTCTATCTTGATTTATGCACACCTTATTTTGCtgaaaatgtttataattttatgttttctttaacTCCAGAAATGCAATAGACTTCTATAGTCAGAAGACCCTGAGAACCAAGGTGGTCTGTTGGATAAAAATCTGACCTCCAagtaggaagacctaggttcagatttcCTATTCTGAAATATACttattatgtgatcctgggcaagtcatatcatGGATAGAAAAGCAATAAGATTCCATGGTCACCGAGGTTTAGTAAATAGGTATGCAAAGAAATCAATTTTTCTTGCTGTTTCACTTGAGGAGAATGATAAAGACCTAGGTGATCCCTGAAGGGTCTCATATTAAGATTTTCATTCCCTTTTCCCTAGGACTTTCCTCAGGGCATCCTTCATTTCCCTATTCCTAAGGCTGTAGATCATAGGGTTTAAGAATGGGGTGACAACAGAATAAAAGAGAGTCACAATCTTCTGGGTCCCAGAGTCATGCCCTGTAGTTGGTTTCACATACATCACCATCACAGATCCATAAAAGAGTGACACCACAGCTAAATGGGAGCCACAAGTAGAGAAAGCTTTTAGCCGACCTGCTGTGGAAGGGACTCTCAGCACAGCTCTCAGAACAAGGACATAAGATCCCATGATGAATCCAAAAGGGGCAAAGAGGTTCAAAGAACTCAAGGTGCAACAAGTGAGTTCCATCATAGGGACTGGAGTGCATGTGAGAGCTAGTAGTGGCCCCGGGTCACAGACAAAGTGGTCAATAATTTTAGGATCACAGAAGGACATCTGAGAAATGATAATGATGGGGACCAGGTACCAGAGGAAGCCAAGTGCCCAGCAACTGATCATCAGGCTGGTGCAGAGATGTCCTGTCATGATGGTTGGATAATGCAGAGGCCGGCAAATGGCTAAGTATCTGTCAAATGCCATAATTGCTAGAAAAAAACATTCTGTGATacccaatgagaagaagaagtagaactGGAGGAAGCAGCCAGAGAAGGAGATGACCTTGGTCTCTGAAAAGAAGTTGACCAACATGTTAGGGATGATGGTAGTAACATACCAAATCTCTAAGAAGGAGAAATTGGCCAGAAGTATATACATTGGTGTTTGAAGTTTCTCATCCCAGACCACTGCACTGATGATGGCTCCATTTCCCAAAAGAGTTAGAATGTAGATGATCAATAACAGTGAAAAGAAGAGGATCTGGTTCTCTCTGTGACAGGGGAAGCCAAGGAGGAGGAAACCAGCAATATTGGTGGAGATGTTGTTCATGCTAAAAATATTCATTTGCCTATAagctaaaagaaaacagaaatctgCTTTAATGATTAATAAAGGGGCTTATTGATAGACTGATAGACTGGGAGGGAAATTTCAATCTTTATAGAAGCAAGGTGCTACTGGATATCATGTTagacacagagtcaggaagatttgatttTGGATTCCTCTTCACTTAACTAGCTTTGTTGTCATGGGAAAATAACTTAGcttttctgagcctctgtttcttcatcagtaagatggagataataataactttaATCTCCGGATATTTGGGAGGTCCAACGAAATAGCAAATATGAAGTACATTTCAAACTTCAAATTGTTagacaggatgtcccaaaagtcttagtgcaattttcaGGTATTAAATCTTAAAACAGCACTAAGGCTTTCAGGGCAACCTGTATAAGTATCAGGTATTGATATTATATTAGAAGCTACAGGATTTGATTTCCTGAAAGTTGTGGGGAAAGATTTGTCTAAACTCTTTCCATATGAGTATTATCTCTGGTGACATTCATTTTAATGACTCCTCTtcctaatcctttttttttcGATTGCTCTTATTATTAACTTTAACTGTTTTCTTGTTATAAGGTACAGTTTTTTCCAGAATCAGAAGCAgtggtaaaaataatttttctttacctCCATATTCACTAAATTTGGGCTTCTCTGATGGAATAAAACCATGCTTACTTACTCCAGGTATAGAACTTAGCAAAGgtcttagcatatagtaggcacttaattgatGCCAATTGACTGATGCTAAACATGGAGAATGTTGAGGTGGCACAATTCAGACATGCAGTGATAGTCTGTATCTGATCAAACTTCCATTCATTCTACCGTTTTGATGAAAGTTGGGTATGTGCTCcagaacaaaaaaggaaagaactcaGGTGATCACAAGAACCTGTGAACCTCCTTATGGATCCCTGTAATTGCCCAAAAAAGACTGTGTGTGAAGAGCTGATGCAAGTACACTGTGCTTTGTTGCCTGAAATTTCTTTTGCCCTTCATGTACTCACCATATTCTTCCACATATATCACTGCCAAGTGTAGACCCTTGAAAGGTCTCATAACTTAGCACTAGGTATTGAATTCACTAGATGTCTTCCCATAATCTGCCTTCTTTACCTACTCAGTTagaaagatttcttttctttcagtgtCCCAAGGGTAACTTTTGTGAATAATGCAAGGTATATCCTGTGCTCTCTTCACTTTCGTGATATACAGGACCATATACACCTTATTAAACTGATATTTTACACATTCCTGGGACATTTTACAAGCTCTTTGTCTAAAAATCTTTTATGTAAGGATAATCTTTCTGGGTGAGACAAGTACAAAGATCCCCCAACTATATGAAACAATGCTAGGTTTAGAGTAAGGTGAATTTCTAGTTCCGATTTTGCCACTGTTACCATAAATAGACAATTTCAAtaaacctcaatttcttcctctctaaaatggggctaatgataACACCTCTCTCATAGGTTGTTttagggatcaaatgaaataatatgtaaagtattttccAAGCCTAGACATATTATACtaatatattatttttgtcatCATACTCACTGTTGTTATTGCctgagaaaaggaaacagaaccagTCAGATTCAGTAAGAGTTcagatgttttattatttttttcaggcaTATTTCCTAAATATAGTGTGCATTGAGGTTTTTTGGTCAATGTGGAAATccagggaggagaaggaacaTTTAATTTGGTAAcagaaagatctaggttcaaattacacctcagacatttaatgtATAACTTTGGACAAAAACCTTTAACCTCCCtgtgcttctttttcctttgtaaaataacaGGGATGGAATTATTGATGtgtaagatcccttccagcttcaaatgTATGATCCTATTATTCCATGTGCCCTCAAAGTAAATCCTTATTTCTtgc includes:
- the LOC140513242 gene encoding olfactory receptor 11G2-like, whose translation is MNIFSMNNISTNIAGFLLLGFPCHRENQILFFSLLLIIYILTLLGNGAIISAVVWDEKLQTPMYILLANFSFLEIWYVTTIIPNMLVNFFSETKVISFSGCFLQFYFFFSLGITECFFLAIMAFDRYLAICRPLHYPTIMTGHLCTSLMISCWALGFLWYLVPIIIISQMSFCDPKIIDHFVCDPGPLLALTCTPVPMMELTCCTLSSLNLFAPFGFIMGSYVLVLRAVLRVPSTAGRLKAFSTCGSHLAVVSLFYGSVMVMYVKPTTGHDSGTQKIVTLFYSVVTPFLNPMIYSLRNREMKDALRKVLK